Proteins found in one Amycolatopsis umgeniensis genomic segment:
- a CDS encoding alpha/beta fold hydrolase, which yields MITDDGRELWTSASGRGEPILCCHGGPGLWDMFGTLDLGPRFRLLRWDQRGAGRSEPRGPYTLDRMVADVDAVREWHGLDRVPVLGHSWGAHLGLLYALARPERVSALVYVSGVGLGHDWHAEFERNFERVLGDRHPRWAELRAMERDEAEERELAVLQWTADFVAEGSRRAEAMATPWFPLNYEANALLSEEMRARPEEELISACRSLRVPTLIVDGLADNRPRWAVDSLEHALPSVTRVRLPGVGHVPWLEAPEEFRAAVADFLDGRADSSP from the coding sequence GTGATCACCGACGACGGCCGCGAGCTGTGGACCTCGGCGAGCGGCCGGGGCGAACCGATCCTGTGCTGCCACGGCGGCCCCGGCCTGTGGGACATGTTCGGCACGCTCGACCTCGGCCCGCGGTTCCGGCTGCTCCGATGGGACCAGCGCGGCGCCGGTCGCTCGGAACCGCGCGGCCCGTACACGCTCGACCGGATGGTGGCCGACGTCGACGCCGTCCGTGAGTGGCACGGACTCGACCGTGTCCCGGTGCTCGGCCATTCGTGGGGCGCGCACCTCGGTCTTCTCTACGCCCTCGCGCGTCCGGAGCGGGTGAGCGCGCTCGTCTACGTGTCGGGCGTCGGCCTCGGCCACGACTGGCACGCGGAGTTCGAGCGGAACTTCGAGCGGGTGCTGGGCGACCGGCATCCGCGATGGGCCGAGCTCCGCGCGATGGAGCGCGACGAGGCCGAGGAGCGCGAACTCGCGGTGCTGCAATGGACGGCCGATTTCGTGGCGGAGGGAAGCCGGCGGGCCGAAGCGATGGCGACGCCCTGGTTCCCGCTCAACTACGAGGCGAATGCCTTGCTGAGCGAGGAAATGCGGGCGAGGCCGGAGGAGGAGCTGATCTCGGCTTGCCGGTCCCTGCGGGTGCCGACGCTGATCGTGGACGGGTTGGCGGACAACCGGCCGCGGTGGGCCGTCGACTCGCTGGAGCACGCGCTGCCGTCGGTGACCAGGGTGCGGCTGCCCGGTGTCGGCCACGTGCCGTGGCTGGAGGCGCCGGAGGAGTTCCGGGCCGCCGTGGCCGACTTCCTGGATGGCCGCGCCGACTCATCGCCGTAG
- a CDS encoding GNAT family N-acetyltransferase, whose protein sequence is MTTYTPPQRTATLTDAPAIAALMRASVLELFPRFYDERQTASAAEHIAHLDLRLLEDGTYFVHEADGEIVACGGWSRRNKTHAGAGDAADDDRPLDPATEPARVRAMFVRGDWTRRGLGRAILESCRLAAKAEGFTSLTLTATMPGVPLYLSFGFTEVERVTVTTPDGVEIPGAVMARGVEKPDSIAT, encoded by the coding sequence ATGACGACGTACACGCCGCCGCAGCGGACGGCCACGCTCACGGACGCGCCCGCCATCGCGGCGCTGATGCGGGCCTCGGTGCTGGAGTTGTTCCCCCGGTTCTACGACGAACGGCAGACCGCGAGCGCGGCGGAGCACATCGCGCATCTCGATCTGCGGTTGCTCGAGGACGGCACCTACTTCGTGCACGAGGCAGACGGCGAGATCGTCGCCTGCGGGGGTTGGAGCAGGCGCAACAAGACGCACGCCGGCGCCGGGGACGCGGCCGACGACGACCGTCCGCTCGATCCGGCCACCGAACCCGCGCGGGTGCGCGCCATGTTCGTCCGCGGCGACTGGACCCGGCGCGGGCTCGGACGCGCGATCCTCGAGTCGTGCCGTCTCGCCGCGAAGGCCGAGGGGTTCACCTCGCTCACGCTGACCGCGACCATGCCCGGCGTCCCGCTGTACCTGTCGTTCGGCTTCACCGAAGTCGAGCGGGTGACGGTGACGACGCCCGACGGCGTCGAGATCCCGGGCGCCGTGATGGCCCGGGGCGTCGAAAAGCCGGATAGCATCGCGACATGA
- a CDS encoding LysE family translocator has translation MISGATAFSFVLVCLLGAMAPGPDFLVVTRSAILGGRKAGIAAGAGIAIGVFVWVVAIALGVAAILTVSAIAFTVVKLVGAAYLIFLGVKAWLAVRRGDYSELKDKVTPVVSPKEAFRQGLFTNLLNPKVAVFFLALIPQFLPHSASTAQTLQLAVLATTVAVVWTFTLATLVGSLRRFFGSGRVRRAMDAVMGTFLVGLGIKVAVQN, from the coding sequence ATGATCTCCGGGGCTACCGCATTCTCGTTCGTCTTGGTCTGCCTGCTCGGGGCGATGGCCCCCGGCCCGGATTTCCTGGTGGTGACCCGCAGCGCGATCCTCGGCGGGCGGAAGGCCGGGATCGCCGCCGGAGCGGGCATCGCGATCGGCGTCTTCGTCTGGGTGGTCGCGATAGCGCTCGGTGTCGCGGCGATCCTCACCGTGTCGGCGATCGCCTTCACCGTGGTGAAACTGGTCGGCGCCGCATACCTGATCTTCCTCGGTGTCAAGGCGTGGCTGGCGGTGCGCCGCGGCGACTACAGCGAACTCAAGGACAAGGTGACACCCGTCGTCTCGCCCAAGGAGGCGTTCCGCCAGGGCTTGTTCACCAACCTGCTCAACCCGAAGGTCGCTGTCTTCTTCCTCGCGCTGATCCCCCAGTTCCTCCCGCATTCGGCCTCGACAGCGCAGACCCTGCAGCTGGCGGTGCTGGCCACGACGGTGGCCGTGGTGTGGACTTTCACCCTGGCGACGCTGGTCGGCTCACTCCGGCGGTTCTTCGGCTCCGGCCGGGTGCGGCGCGCGATGGACGCGGTGATGGGCACCTTCCTCGTCGGGCTCGGCATCAAGGTCGCCGTCCAGAACTGA
- a CDS encoding cobalamin-independent methionine synthase II family protein: MTIPTEPIGSIPRPGYLVEALGEHAAGRLDADGLGELREKALVDTVKRLEETGSPVITDGEQGKPSFATYPLAGLTSLAPDGVVIPFADGHTRQLPRLTAGPFRYQTYADSYLREAKKHATKPVKQAVIAASAISLVYPGEGLAGYDKEQFIADLVNEAEADIRSSLEAGADSVQIDFTEGRLSLKLDPSGGLLQSFVDLNNAVLDRFSAEERKKIGVHTCPGGDQDSVHSLDVDYAGLLPTLFQLKVGNVYVQLASESDPERALRVIAEHAGPEQRVFVGVTDPIDPRVETAEEVRDRVLRAARFIPPDRLGTCDDCGFSPFADDTSTSREIAFAKIAARVEGTRLAAESLG, from the coding sequence ATGACCATACCCACCGAACCGATCGGCAGCATTCCCCGTCCCGGTTATCTCGTCGAGGCGCTCGGGGAGCACGCGGCCGGGCGGCTCGATGCCGACGGGCTCGGCGAGTTGCGGGAAAAAGCCCTCGTGGACACCGTCAAACGCTTGGAGGAGACGGGTTCGCCGGTCATCACCGACGGCGAACAGGGCAAGCCGAGCTTCGCCACGTACCCGTTGGCGGGCCTCACTTCGCTGGCGCCGGACGGCGTCGTCATCCCGTTCGCCGACGGGCACACCCGGCAGCTTCCCAGGCTCACCGCCGGACCGTTCCGTTATCAGACCTACGCCGACTCTTATCTGCGCGAGGCCAAGAAACACGCCACCAAACCGGTGAAGCAAGCGGTGATCGCGGCTTCGGCGATCAGTCTCGTCTATCCCGGTGAAGGATTGGCCGGATATGACAAAGAGCAGTTCATCGCCGACTTGGTGAATGAGGCGGAGGCCGATATCCGCAGTAGCCTCGAGGCGGGTGCGGACAGTGTTCAGATCGACTTCACCGAGGGCAGGTTGTCGCTGAAGCTCGACCCGTCGGGCGGGCTGCTGCAGTCCTTTGTGGACCTGAACAACGCCGTGCTGGACCGGTTCTCGGCGGAGGAGCGGAAGAAGATCGGCGTGCACACCTGCCCCGGTGGCGACCAGGACTCGGTGCACAGCCTGGACGTCGACTACGCGGGGCTGCTGCCGACGTTGTTCCAGCTCAAGGTGGGCAACGTCTACGTCCAGCTGGCCAGTGAGAGCGATCCGGAGCGGGCGCTGCGGGTGATCGCCGAGCACGCGGGGCCGGAGCAGCGGGTCTTCGTCGGCGTCACCGACCCGATCGACCCGCGGGTCGAAACCGCCGAGGAGGTCCGGGACCGGGTGCTCCGGGCCGCGCGGTTCATCCCGCCGGACCGCCTGGGCACCTGTGACGACTGCGGGTTCTCGCCGTTCGCGGACGACACTTCGACGTCACGGGAGATCGCGTTCGCCAAGATCGCCGCCCGCGTCGAAGGCACGCGCCTCGCCGCCGAATCGCTCGGTTGA
- a CDS encoding DUF3040 domain-containing protein, producing MLSHHDRQELDKIERWFELTEPALAARLRSGRPARPPLRRLAVILSLDITAGLFMLLGMVTNSPALLLVGMITVTTAVIVHLSRFGRG from the coding sequence ATGCTGAGCCATCACGATCGGCAAGAGCTGGACAAGATCGAGCGCTGGTTCGAGCTGACCGAGCCGGCGCTGGCCGCCCGGCTCCGCTCCGGCAGGCCCGCACGGCCCCCGCTGCGCCGGCTGGCGGTCATCCTGAGCCTCGACATCACCGCGGGGCTTTTCATGTTGCTGGGCATGGTGACGAACAGCCCGGCCCTCCTCCTGGTCGGGATGATCACCGTGACGACGGCGGTGATCGTGCACCTGTCCCGATTCGGGCGCGGCTGA
- a CDS encoding YciI family protein → MRFMIIIKADEDSEAGKMPPMEALTAMAKFNQDMLDAGVLVGGEGLQESSKGARVTLGSGGSTVTDGPFTEAKELVGGFWIVDVPSRAEAIEWAKRCPTPPHGETILEVRKILEAEDFGENFTPELQENEQRMRDEVAERA, encoded by the coding sequence ATGCGTTTCATGATCATCATCAAGGCGGACGAGGATTCCGAAGCCGGGAAGATGCCGCCGATGGAGGCCTTGACCGCCATGGCGAAGTTCAACCAGGACATGCTCGACGCCGGGGTACTGGTGGGCGGCGAAGGGCTGCAGGAAAGCTCGAAGGGCGCAAGGGTCACGCTCGGCTCCGGCGGTTCCACGGTCACCGACGGCCCGTTCACCGAAGCCAAGGAACTCGTCGGCGGTTTCTGGATCGTCGACGTCCCGTCGCGCGCCGAAGCGATCGAGTGGGCGAAGCGTTGTCCGACTCCCCCGCACGGCGAAACCATCCTCGAGGTCCGCAAGATCCTCGAAGCCGAGGACTTCGGTGAGAACTTCACACCGGAGCTGCAGGAGAACGAGCAGCGGATGCGCGACGAGGTCGCCGAACGGGCCTAA
- a CDS encoding DNA polymerase IV, producing the protein MAVREWVLHVDLDQFIAAVEVSRRPELRGKPVVVGGTGDPTERAVVATASYEAREFGVQSGMPLRTAAKRCPDAVFLATDAPAYQAVSDRVMATLREFPVIVEVLGWDEAFLGVTTDDPEALAADIRRVVTEETGLSCSVGIGDNKLRAKLATGFAKPAGIFRLVQENWWDVMAEKPTDALWGIGAKTTKKLAEAGYRTVLELAGADPAGLAARFGPKLGPWYRILAGGIGDAEVTATPYVAKSRSRETTFQENLTDPGIMAAEIVALAKRVSQDVAEEGRPAARVAVKVRFAPFLTHTHSVTLPAPTADPAEIEKAALAVLDLFDLGRPVRLLGVRAEFPSP; encoded by the coding sequence ATGGCCGTCCGGGAGTGGGTACTTCACGTCGACCTCGACCAGTTCATCGCGGCGGTCGAGGTCTCCCGGCGGCCTGAGCTGCGCGGCAAGCCCGTGGTCGTCGGTGGCACGGGCGATCCGACCGAAAGAGCCGTGGTGGCGACGGCGTCGTACGAAGCCCGGGAGTTCGGCGTCCAGTCCGGGATGCCGTTGCGAACCGCCGCGAAACGCTGCCCCGACGCGGTCTTCCTGGCCACGGACGCACCCGCGTACCAGGCGGTCTCCGATCGGGTGATGGCGACGCTCCGTGAGTTCCCGGTGATCGTCGAGGTGCTCGGCTGGGACGAGGCGTTCCTCGGTGTCACCACCGACGATCCCGAAGCACTCGCCGCCGACATCCGGCGAGTGGTGACCGAGGAGACCGGGCTGTCCTGTTCGGTGGGCATCGGGGACAACAAGCTGCGCGCCAAACTCGCCACCGGATTCGCCAAACCGGCCGGGATCTTCCGTCTCGTCCAGGAGAACTGGTGGGACGTCATGGCCGAGAAGCCGACGGACGCGCTTTGGGGCATCGGCGCCAAGACCACGAAGAAACTCGCCGAGGCCGGCTATCGCACCGTGCTGGAGCTGGCGGGCGCGGATCCGGCGGGCCTCGCCGCGCGGTTCGGCCCGAAGCTCGGCCCGTGGTACCGGATCCTCGCCGGGGGAATCGGCGACGCCGAGGTCACCGCGACACCGTACGTGGCGAAATCGCGCAGCCGTGAGACCACGTTCCAGGAGAACCTGACCGACCCCGGGATCATGGCCGCCGAGATCGTCGCGCTGGCGAAACGCGTTTCACAGGACGTCGCCGAAGAAGGCAGGCCAGCCGCCCGGGTCGCGGTCAAGGTCCGGTTCGCGCCGTTCCTGACCCACACCCACAGCGTGACCTTGCCCGCGCCGACAGCGGACCCCGCCGAGATCGAGAAGGCGGCGCTGGCCGTGCTCGACCTGTTCGACCTCGGCAGACCGGTCCGCCTGCTGGGTGTCCGCGCCGAATTCCCGTCACCTTGA
- the ahcY gene encoding adenosylhomocysteinase — MSPTLSKVNGIEFAVADLSLAEAGRKQLRLAEVEMPGLMALRREYADSQPLKGARVAGSLHMTVQTAVLIETLVALGAEVRWVSCNIFSTQDEAAAAVVVGPNGTVDAPSGSAVFAWKGETLAEYWWCTDQLFDFGGGLVPNMVLDDGGDATLLIHKGVEFEAAGAVPQATEEDGEEYGLVLETLRQSLAKETGRFTRIAKEVRGVTEETTNGVKRLYKLAKEGELLFPAMNVNDSVTKSKFDNKYGIRHSLIDGLNRGTDVMIAGKVAVICGYGDVGKGAVESLRGQGARVVVTEIDPICALQAAMEGLDVVELDDVVERGDIFITTTGNFDIIMADQMAKMKHNAIVANVGHFDNEIDMAGLAKIPGIQKIEIKPQVHEWVFPATDGREAHSIIVLSEGRLMNLGNATGHPSFVMSNSFTNQTIAQIELFTKQGEYATDVHVLPKHLDEKVARLHLDALGVRLTKLTKRQAEYIGVDVEGPYKLDHYRY; from the coding sequence GTGAGCCCCACCCTGTCCAAGGTCAACGGGATCGAATTCGCCGTCGCCGACCTCTCCCTCGCCGAGGCGGGCCGCAAGCAGCTGCGGCTCGCCGAGGTCGAGATGCCCGGCTTGATGGCGCTGCGCCGTGAATACGCCGACTCGCAGCCGCTCAAGGGCGCGCGGGTCGCGGGTTCGCTGCACATGACCGTCCAGACCGCCGTGCTGATCGAGACGCTCGTCGCACTGGGCGCCGAAGTGCGCTGGGTGTCCTGCAACATCTTCTCCACGCAGGACGAGGCGGCCGCGGCCGTCGTCGTCGGCCCCAACGGTACGGTCGACGCGCCTTCGGGCTCGGCGGTGTTCGCATGGAAGGGCGAGACGCTCGCCGAGTACTGGTGGTGCACCGACCAGCTCTTCGACTTCGGCGGCGGCCTCGTCCCGAACATGGTCCTCGACGACGGTGGCGACGCGACCCTGCTGATCCACAAGGGCGTCGAGTTCGAGGCGGCGGGCGCGGTGCCGCAGGCGACCGAGGAGGACGGCGAGGAGTACGGACTCGTGCTGGAGACCCTGCGCCAGAGCCTGGCCAAGGAGACCGGCCGGTTCACCCGTATCGCCAAGGAGGTCCGCGGGGTCACCGAGGAGACCACCAACGGCGTCAAGCGGCTCTACAAGCTCGCCAAGGAAGGCGAGCTGCTCTTCCCGGCGATGAACGTGAACGACTCGGTCACGAAGTCGAAGTTCGACAACAAGTACGGCATCCGTCACTCGCTCATCGACGGTCTCAACCGCGGCACCGACGTGATGATCGCGGGCAAGGTCGCGGTCATCTGCGGCTACGGCGACGTCGGCAAGGGCGCGGTGGAATCGCTGCGGGGCCAGGGCGCCCGCGTGGTCGTCACCGAGATCGACCCGATCTGCGCGCTGCAGGCGGCGATGGAGGGCCTCGACGTCGTGGAGCTCGACGACGTCGTCGAGCGCGGCGACATCTTCATCACCACCACCGGCAACTTCGACATCATCATGGCCGACCAGATGGCCAAGATGAAGCACAACGCGATCGTCGCGAACGTCGGGCACTTCGACAACGAGATCGACATGGCCGGACTCGCGAAGATCCCGGGCATCCAGAAGATCGAGATCAAGCCGCAGGTGCACGAGTGGGTCTTCCCCGCCACCGACGGCCGCGAGGCGCACTCGATCATCGTGCTGTCCGAGGGCAGGCTGATGAACCTCGGGAACGCGACCGGTCACCCGAGCTTCGTGATGTCGAACTCCTTCACCAACCAGACGATCGCGCAGATCGAGCTGTTCACGAAGCAGGGCGAGTACGCCACCGACGTGCACGTGCTGCCGAAGCACCTCGACGAGAAGGTGGCGCGTCTGCACCTCGACGCGCTGGGCGTCCGGCTGACGAAGCTGACCAAGCGCCAGGCCGAGTACATCGGCGTGGACGTCGAAGGTCCGTACAAGCTGGACCACTACCGCTACTGA
- a CDS encoding DUF6131 family protein: MIILGVILIVIGVIASIPVLYSIGIALAVIGIILAVLGNTGKAIGGRAHWY, from the coding sequence GTGATCATTCTCGGCGTCATCCTGATTGTCATCGGTGTCATCGCCAGCATCCCCGTTCTGTACTCGATCGGGATCGCGCTCGCGGTCATCGGCATCATCCTGGCCGTTCTCGGGAACACCGGGAAGGCCATCGGCGGTCGCGCCCACTGGTACTGA
- a CDS encoding DUF2795 domain-containing protein, protein MAGTDPRPYLAEAKYPCGRDELLRAAAAAGAGDDVLGPLGALPASDYADGDGVWDAMCACDGASIHDTAKEAP, encoded by the coding sequence ATGGCCGGAACCGACCCCCGCCCGTACTTGGCGGAGGCGAAGTACCCGTGCGGACGCGACGAACTCCTGCGGGCCGCCGCGGCGGCCGGAGCGGGCGACGACGTGCTCGGACCGCTGGGCGCCCTTCCCGCGAGCGACTACGCGGACGGAGACGGGGTCTGGGACGCGATGTGCGCTTGCGACGGCGCTTCGATCCATGACACCGCGAAGGAAGCACCATGA
- a CDS encoding Ku protein, with the protein MRSMWKGSVSFGLVSIPIQLYAATENKNVSLRQVHESDGGRIQYKRFCTIDGEEVPYAEIAKGYELPDGEMVVLTDEDMSELPLASSRAIDVLEFVPLESIDPIHFDKTYYLEPQKNAVKPYVVLRDALQKASHVAIAKVAIRQRETLAILRVHSDVLMMTTMLWPDEVRVPDFGFLHDDPPQVRPQELTMAGSLIDSLSEPVFEHEKYTDSYREALEAMIEAKAAGNETAKPKAVGAKADVVDLMEALQASVSEAKKSRKPATAKKATAAKKPASGKRTPKSA; encoded by the coding sequence ATGCGTTCGATGTGGAAGGGCTCGGTGTCCTTCGGGCTGGTGAGCATCCCGATCCAGCTCTACGCGGCCACCGAGAACAAGAACGTCTCGCTGCGCCAGGTGCACGAGTCCGACGGCGGCCGCATCCAGTACAAGCGGTTCTGCACGATCGACGGCGAGGAAGTGCCCTACGCCGAGATCGCCAAGGGCTACGAACTGCCCGACGGCGAGATGGTCGTGCTCACCGACGAGGACATGTCCGAGCTGCCTCTGGCGTCGTCGAGGGCGATCGACGTGCTCGAGTTCGTGCCGCTGGAGTCCATCGACCCGATCCACTTCGACAAGACCTACTACCTCGAACCGCAGAAGAACGCCGTCAAACCGTACGTGGTCCTGCGTGACGCGCTGCAGAAGGCGAGCCACGTGGCGATCGCGAAGGTCGCCATCCGGCAGCGGGAGACGCTCGCGATCCTGCGGGTGCACAGCGACGTCCTGATGATGACGACGATGCTGTGGCCCGACGAGGTGCGCGTCCCGGACTTCGGTTTCCTGCACGACGATCCTCCGCAGGTGCGGCCGCAGGAGCTGACGATGGCGGGTTCGCTGATCGACTCGCTCTCCGAGCCGGTGTTCGAGCACGAGAAGTACACCGACTCCTATCGCGAGGCGCTGGAAGCGATGATCGAGGCCAAGGCCGCGGGGAACGAGACCGCGAAACCGAAGGCCGTCGGCGCGAAGGCCGACGTCGTCGACCTCATGGAGGCTCTGCAGGCCAGCGTGAGCGAGGCGAAGAAGAGCCGGAAACCCGCGACGGCCAAGAAGGCCACCGCGGCCAAGAAACCGGCCTCCGGCAAGCGAACCCCGAAGAGCGCCTGA
- a CDS encoding styrene monooxygenase/indole monooxygenase family protein: MRKVLIVGAGQSGLQLALSLLDHDYDVTVMSARTPDEIRSGKVMSTQCMFDSALQHERDHKLNLWEDETVRVEGLGVSIAGPDSARVLDWFAPLEHYAQSVDQRVKMAAWLELVEDRGGKVVIHGVTTSDLAPLAKLYDLVVIAAGKGELVQLFDRIPERSPYTEPQRALSLAYVHGLEPRPEHPDKAAVRFNIIPGVGELFMIPAYTLSGNCDILFFEGVPGGPLDCWGDRPSPQQHLDRILSLMKRFLPWEYERSRNAVLTDEKSTLAGGYTPVVRNAVGKLPSGTLVLGMADVVVANDPITGQGSNNASHCAASYLDSILERGDKPFDEQWMTASFEKYWEYAQHVTTWTNAMLQPPPPHVLQIIGAAGQNPAVARRFANGFSDPTDFQHWFFDPAKAEKYLAEA, translated from the coding sequence ATGCGCAAGGTTCTGATCGTCGGTGCCGGGCAGTCGGGGTTGCAACTCGCCTTGAGCCTGCTGGACCACGACTACGACGTCACGGTGATGTCGGCGCGGACGCCGGACGAGATCCGGTCCGGCAAGGTGATGTCGACCCAGTGCATGTTCGATTCCGCCCTGCAGCACGAGCGGGACCACAAGCTGAACCTGTGGGAGGACGAGACCGTCCGGGTCGAAGGGCTCGGCGTGTCCATCGCCGGACCGGATTCCGCTCGCGTTCTGGACTGGTTCGCGCCGCTGGAGCACTACGCGCAGTCGGTGGACCAGCGGGTGAAGATGGCGGCCTGGTTGGAGCTGGTGGAGGACCGCGGCGGCAAGGTCGTCATCCACGGCGTCACCACCTCGGACCTGGCACCGCTGGCGAAGCTGTACGACCTCGTCGTCATCGCGGCGGGCAAGGGTGAGCTGGTCCAGCTGTTCGACCGGATCCCGGAGCGCTCGCCGTACACCGAGCCCCAGCGCGCTCTTTCGCTGGCCTACGTGCACGGCCTCGAGCCCCGGCCGGAGCATCCGGACAAGGCGGCGGTGCGGTTCAACATCATCCCCGGCGTGGGGGAGCTGTTCATGATCCCCGCGTACACGCTGAGCGGGAACTGCGACATCCTGTTCTTCGAGGGCGTCCCCGGCGGCCCGCTCGACTGCTGGGGCGACCGGCCGTCGCCGCAGCAGCATCTCGACAGGATCCTGTCGCTGATGAAGCGGTTCCTCCCGTGGGAGTACGAGCGCTCGCGCAACGCCGTGCTGACCGACGAGAAGTCGACGCTGGCCGGCGGGTACACCCCGGTCGTGCGGAACGCGGTCGGCAAGCTGCCCTCGGGCACCCTGGTGCTCGGCATGGCCGACGTCGTGGTGGCCAACGACCCGATCACCGGTCAGGGTTCCAACAACGCGAGCCACTGCGCGGCGTCCTATCTGGACTCGATCCTCGAACGCGGGGACAAGCCGTTCGACGAGCAGTGGATGACCGCGTCGTTCGAGAAGTACTGGGAGTACGCCCAGCACGTGACGACCTGGACCAACGCCATGCTGCAGCCGCCGCCCCCGCATGTCCTCCAGATCATCGGCGCGGCGGGGCAGAACCCCGCCGTGGCGCGGCGGTTCGCGAACGGGTTCTCCGATCCGACCGACTTCCAGCACTGGTTCTTCGATCCGGCGAAAGCGGAGAAGTACCTGGCCGAAGCGTGA
- a CDS encoding GTP-binding protein, with amino-acid sequence MDSSASRSDAALLAISAKIVVAGGFGVGKTTFVGAVSEVPPLSNEAWMTEAGAGVDDLVPPGTKSTTTVAMDFGRITLREDLLLYLFGTPGQARFWFLWDDLSRGALGAVVLVDTSRIDQSFAAINYFENDSELPFIVAVNQFEGMPVHDLDEVRDALALSPDIPLVTCDARDPKSTVATLQELVSHTLSLAVVSGPGREFALS; translated from the coding sequence ATGGACTCAAGCGCCTCCCGGTCTGACGCCGCCCTCTTGGCGATCTCCGCCAAGATCGTCGTCGCCGGTGGATTCGGCGTGGGCAAGACGACGTTCGTCGGCGCCGTCTCCGAGGTCCCGCCCCTGAGCAACGAGGCTTGGATGACCGAGGCGGGCGCCGGGGTCGACGACCTCGTACCGCCCGGGACCAAGTCCACCACCACGGTCGCGATGGACTTCGGCCGGATCACCCTGCGTGAAGACCTGCTCCTGTACCTGTTCGGCACCCCCGGCCAGGCGCGGTTCTGGTTCCTCTGGGACGACCTCTCGCGCGGCGCGCTCGGCGCCGTCGTGCTGGTCGACACCAGCCGGATCGACCAGTCGTTCGCCGCGATCAACTATTTCGAGAACGACTCCGAACTGCCGTTCATCGTCGCGGTCAACCAGTTCGAAGGGATGCCGGTGCACGACCTCGACGAGGTCCGCGACGCGCTGGCGCTGTCCCCGGACATCCCGCTGGTCACCTGCGACGCCCGCGATCCGAAGTCCACGGTCGCGACCCTGCAGGAACTGGTGTCCCACACGCTGTCCCTCGCGGTGGTCTCCGGGCCCGGTCGTGAATTCGCACTCAGCTGA
- a CDS encoding DUF742 domain-containing protein, with amino-acid sequence MTVSSDQSPDRPVKMRSRRIRPYALTGGRTKSSHLLLVETLISVPRYDPSLAEALMPESRSLYERARERSSIAELSVGLDLPLGVVRVLIGDLATQGAVFVHPTAHAYNHDTNVLERILDGLKRLPV; translated from the coding sequence ATGACCGTGTCCAGCGACCAATCTCCGGACCGGCCGGTCAAGATGCGCAGCCGCAGAATCCGGCCGTACGCGCTGACCGGCGGCCGCACCAAGAGCAGCCACCTGCTGCTGGTGGAGACCCTGATCTCGGTCCCGCGCTACGACCCGTCGCTGGCCGAGGCGCTGATGCCCGAATCGCGTTCGCTGTACGAGCGTGCCCGCGAACGCTCGTCGATCGCCGAGCTTTCGGTGGGACTGGATCTGCCACTGGGCGTGGTCCGCGTGCTCATCGGCGACCTCGCCACCCAGGGCGCCGTCTTCGTGCACCCGACGGCCCACGCCTACAACCACGATACGAACGTGCTCGAGAGGATCCTCGATGGACTCAAGCGCCTCCCGGTCTGA
- a CDS encoding roadblock/LC7 domain-containing protein: MTAQDATTDFTWLLDDFVRKVHGASHALIMSVDGFPLTASESVSSDDAEQLAAISSGLLSLAGNSAALFGKGNCEQIIIRLTRGYFLFMGIGAEAGLAVLTEPDCDMKVVAYEMTQFITNAGHALTPEVRAGLRQVLTARRPQA; encoded by the coding sequence GTGACCGCCCAGGACGCGACCACGGATTTCACGTGGCTGCTCGACGACTTCGTGCGCAAGGTGCACGGCGCCAGCCACGCGCTGATCATGTCCGTCGACGGTTTCCCTTTGACCGCGTCGGAGTCGGTGTCCAGTGACGACGCCGAGCAACTCGCCGCCATCTCGAGCGGCCTGCTCAGCCTCGCGGGCAACAGCGCCGCGCTGTTCGGCAAGGGCAACTGCGAACAGATCATCATCCGGCTCACCCGCGGGTACTTCCTCTTCATGGGGATCGGCGCCGAAGCGGGCCTCGCCGTGCTCACCGAGCCCGACTGCGACATGAAGGTCGTCGCCTACGAGATGACCCAGTTCATCACCAACGCCGGTCACGCCCTCACCCCCGAGGTGCGAGCGGGGCTCCGGCAGGTCCTGACCGCCCGACGGCCGCAGGCCTGA